The Deinococcus radiotolerans DNA window GTGATCCAGATGCGTCCTCCATGACGCTCGACGACCTTCCGGCACACGGCCAACCCAATGCCATTCCCGCTGGATTCCGTGCGGTTCTGAAGTCGGCGGAACATCTCGAACACGTGCTCCGCGTGTTCCTCCGCGATGCCCACCCCTGCGTCCGCCACTTCAAAGGCCACCTGAGTCCCCTCCTGGACACCCGACACTGTCACGATCAAGGCGCGTCCTGCACTGAACTTCAGGGCGTTCCCGAGAACGTTGGTCAGCAACTGACGCACCTGGCCGGGGTTGGCCTGCACGGGGGGGAGTGCGCTGCACTGCACCGGATGGTCCTTCGGCCACCTCAGCGTGTCCAGAATGTCTGGCATCAGGGCGTGAAGGTCCAGTCTGGTCGTCTCGGGCGCGGCCGTGATGTCGGCCATGGTCAGGATGTCCTGCACGAGGCGACGTGCCCGGGCCGCCTGACTCACGATGTGACTGAGGGACCGGTCGGCGCGTTCGTCCAGTTGCCGTCCCTGGTAGCGGGCCTGGAGCCTATCGGCGTGCAGACTGAGGGTCCGCAGCGGCTCCTGCAGGTCATGTGACGCGACGGAAGCGAACTGACTGAGTTCATCATTCCGGGCCGCGAGCTCCCGGTTCTGCCGGCTCAATTCCAGTCGGCTGGCGTCCAGGTCCCGGTTCCGTCGGCTCAGCTCCTCGCGACTGGCTTCCAGGTCTCGCGTGCGGTCCTGCACCTTCGCTTCCAGTGTCCGGTTCAGCAGGCGGACTTCCAGCTCGGCGAGTTTGCGCCGCGTGATGTTCTCGTGGGCGACCACGGCGTACGTTTCAGCGTCCTGCTCGAAACGTGTCACGCGCGCCACGAAGTACCGCTCTTCTGTGGGCGAGTGACAGGGGTATTCCAACTCGAAGACGTCAGTGAGCTCACGCAGGACGTCCTGAATGCCGGTCATGATCGTCAGCGCGTCGGTCTGGTCGGGGCCGTCGGCGTTGGCGCAGACGTCAAGATAGTTGCTGCCCAGACCGCTGTCCCCGCCATTCGCCTGAGCGAAATTCGCCCAGGCGCGGTTGACGGCGGTGACCGTGCCGGCGCTGTCGAGGATGGCCACGTGGGCAGAGAGCGCATCGAAGGCCGCGATCGCGTAGCGGTTGGGCAACGTGCCGTGTCCAGGCATGAGGGCCACAGTAGCAGGAGTGGGATGGGTGATTCAGGCGGCGCGGCACCAAGGGTGACGCACCCCACCCGCGGAGAACGTGCAGGTTGCCTGGACCGAGCAGGACCGGGTGACCCACACCCTGGCGGGTGCCGAGCAGGTGACTGCAACCGACGACACCCAGTTGCTCAACGAACCAGCACGCGAACGGCGTGGCGGCCAGCGGCTTTGGCCTCATACAGGGCCGCATCGGCCTCGTGCAGCAGCGCCGTGAGGGAGACCCCCTCACGGAGGCTCGCGACGCCAAAGCTTCCGGTCACGCGAAGGTCCGGATGGATCTCCGGCCAGGTCAGGGCCGAGAGCGCCTGACCGAGGCGGAGACACACCTGCTCCGCGTCCCTGATCGACACGCCAGGCAGAATGATGACAAATTCCTCTCCGCCGAACCGGGCCACGCAGTCCACGTCCCGCAGGGCGGCACGCAGCACTTGGACGACCCTGGTCAACACCGCGTCCCCGGCCGCATGACCGTAGGTGTCATTCACGCGTTTGAAGTGGTCCAGATCCATCAGCGCGACCGCGCTGCTGCGGCCCTGCTGCGCCTGAACGTGCAACTCAGCCAGGATCTGCATCGCGTGCGCCCGGTTCGGCGCGCCGGTCAGTGGGTCACGCAACGCCGCTTCAGCGAAGGCGGCCGCGCGCACTTCCGCGTCACGCGCCTGCTGCTCAATCTGCCCCACCAGGGCCCGCTGCTGGTAGAACCCGTGATACAGGGCGTACACCTGCCGCGTCGCCTCCCGCTGCACGTGAAAGGCTGCGAGCGCCTGACCCTGCTGGGACAGGGCCTCGGCCAGCTGTTCGCGGGCGCGGGTTGCGAACAGCTCGTGACCTGCTGCCGTGAAGGCGAGTACGGCCTGGCGTGCGTCCGCCTCCATGGCGCTCCAGGCACCCGCGGCCTCGTGGACCCGGGCGCGGTCCAGCAGCGCCCGGCCCAC harbors:
- a CDS encoding sensor histidine kinase, which codes for MPGHGTLPNRYAIAAFDALSAHVAILDSAGTVTAVNRAWANFAQANGGDSGLGSNYLDVCANADGPDQTDALTIMTGIQDVLRELTDVFELEYPCHSPTEERYFVARVTRFEQDAETYAVVAHENITRRKLAELEVRLLNRTLEAKVQDRTRDLEASREELSRRNRDLDASRLELSRQNRELAARNDELSQFASVASHDLQEPLRTLSLHADRLQARYQGRQLDERADRSLSHIVSQAARARRLVQDILTMADITAAPETTRLDLHALMPDILDTLRWPKDHPVQCSALPPVQANPGQVRQLLTNVLGNALKFSAGRALIVTVSGVQEGTQVAFEVADAGVGIAEEHAEHVFEMFRRLQNRTESSGNGIGLAVCRKVVERHGGRIWITGNERGGTSVHFTLPAWTPDAQARTDAS
- a CDS encoding GGDEF domain-containing protein translates to MTAPPSIPALQGTLRALQEQISAAAGGPEALALLHRDAAYAAMEIGDTAAAMTHALSCLDLARAVNEPSLKAKAHVILALVQAEVYDNIGAAHHFTLADALVRAAGDDRGVALVAVNGAHYEMERGQSLAAVLRLQALLDSPQVRGVLIGPTENLLQALHINYLISAAGAHLAGEVLLGAVLRQVRVSRALLEHWLAHRDELGQPLRVIEILEALTLVALMDGQAGHAASLADERVSLAVQADGPLLVGRALLDRARVHEAAGAWSAMEADARQAVLAFTAAGHELFATRAREQLAEALSQQGQALAAFHVQREATRQVYALYHGFYQQRALVGQIEQQARDAEVRAAAFAEAALRDPLTGAPNRAHAMQILAELHVQAQQGRSSAVALMDLDHFKRVNDTYGHAAGDAVLTRVVQVLRAALRDVDCVARFGGEEFVIILPGVSIRDAEQVCLRLGQALSALTWPEIHPDLRVTGSFGVASLREGVSLTALLHEADAALYEAKAAGRHAVRVLVR